In Thauera aromatica K172, one DNA window encodes the following:
- a CDS encoding sulfite exporter TauE/SafE family protein gives MPGLDLLDIALIGIAAFAAGAVNSVAGGGTFFSFPALLAVGVPPVIANASNSVALWPGSLAGAWAFRRELKRFSKSLPMLSVVAFLGGIAGGLLLLATSNAAFAKLIPWLLLVATVLFAFSGQISALVKKWKPAPDGADERHIGPGGYVFQLAVSIYGGFFGAGMGILMIAALAIQGFKDVHEINALKNWLSAVIYSVAVATFVLAGAVSWPHTLVMIATATVGGYWGAAVARRVPALWLRRFIIGVGGLLTLYYFGKAL, from the coding sequence ATGCCCGGCCTCGACCTTCTCGACATCGCCCTCATCGGCATCGCCGCCTTCGCGGCCGGTGCGGTCAACTCGGTCGCCGGCGGCGGCACCTTCTTCTCCTTTCCCGCACTGCTCGCCGTCGGTGTCCCCCCGGTCATCGCCAATGCCAGCAATTCGGTGGCGCTGTGGCCGGGCAGTCTGGCCGGCGCCTGGGCCTTTCGCCGCGAACTGAAGCGTTTCTCGAAAAGCCTGCCGATGCTCTCGGTGGTCGCGTTCCTCGGCGGGATCGCCGGCGGCCTGTTGCTGCTGGCGACCTCCAACGCCGCTTTCGCCAAACTGATTCCCTGGCTGCTGCTGGTCGCGACCGTGCTGTTCGCCTTCAGCGGACAGATTTCGGCACTGGTGAAGAAATGGAAACCGGCGCCGGACGGCGCGGACGAGCGCCATATCGGCCCCGGCGGCTACGTGTTCCAGCTGGCGGTGTCGATCTACGGCGGCTTCTTCGGTGCCGGCATGGGCATCCTGATGATCGCCGCGCTCGCGATCCAGGGCTTCAAGGACGTGCACGAGATCAACGCCCTCAAGAACTGGCTGTCGGCGGTGATCTACAGCGTCGCCGTCGCCACCTTCGTGCTCGCCGGCGCCGTGTCCTGGCCGCACACGCTGGTGATGATCGCCACCGCCACGGTCGGCGGCTACTGGGGCGCGGCGGTGGCGCGCAGGGTCCCTGCGCTGTGGCTGCGCCGCTTCATCATCGGTGTCGGCGGCCTGCTGACCCTGTACTACTTCGGCAAGGCTCTCTGA
- the dut gene encoding dUTP diphosphatase — MHRIDVKLLDERLKTHPPAYATEGAAGLDLRACLPGPITLHPGETTLVPSGLAIHLADPGLAAMVLPRSGLGHKHGIVLGNLVGLIDSDYQGQIFVSVWNRGRASFTIQPMERIAQLVVVPVLQVGFNLVEAFDASARGADGFGSTGKH, encoded by the coding sequence ATGCATCGAATCGATGTGAAACTGCTCGATGAGCGCCTGAAGACCCATCCGCCGGCCTATGCTACCGAGGGGGCTGCGGGGCTCGATCTGCGCGCCTGCCTGCCGGGGCCGATCACGCTGCACCCGGGCGAAACGACGCTGGTGCCGAGCGGGCTGGCGATCCACCTCGCCGACCCCGGGCTGGCGGCGATGGTGCTGCCGCGTTCGGGCCTGGGGCACAAGCACGGCATCGTGCTGGGCAACCTGGTCGGCCTGATCGACTCCGACTACCAGGGGCAGATCTTCGTTTCGGTATGGAACCGTGGGCGGGCGAGCTTCACGATCCAGCCGATGGAGCGGATCGCGCAACTGGTCGTGGTTCCGGTGCTGCAGGTCGGCTTCAACCTGGTCGAGGCGTTCGATGCCAGCGCGCGCGGCGCGGACGGTTTCGGCAGTACCGGCAAACATTGA
- a CDS encoding LrgB family protein, which produces MTPQFEEIWVYLSASPLLGLTMTLLAYQAAFQIYRRLGFHPLANPVLIAVALLASLLLLTGTPYQTYFDGAQFVHFLLGPATVALAIPLYAQWPKLKALAAPLTLTLVAGSLTAALSAWGIGALLGASRESLMSLAPKSVTTPIAMAVAERLGGLPSLTAVLVISTGILGAVCARSLFLWLRIDDHAVRGFAIGIASHGIGTARAFQVSEQAGAFAALAMGLNGLLTALSLPWILPLVERLLMR; this is translated from the coding sequence ATGACCCCGCAGTTCGAGGAAATCTGGGTCTATCTGTCGGCCTCGCCCCTGCTCGGGCTGACGATGACCCTGCTCGCCTACCAGGCGGCGTTCCAGATTTACCGCCGCCTCGGGTTTCACCCGCTCGCCAACCCGGTGCTGATCGCGGTGGCGCTGCTCGCCAGCCTGCTGCTGCTCACCGGCACGCCCTACCAGACCTATTTCGATGGCGCCCAGTTCGTACATTTCCTCCTCGGCCCGGCCACCGTCGCCCTGGCCATTCCGCTGTATGCACAATGGCCGAAGCTGAAGGCGCTGGCCGCCCCCCTGACCCTCACCCTGGTCGCTGGTTCGCTGACTGCGGCACTGTCGGCCTGGGGCATCGGGGCGCTGCTCGGCGCCAGCCGCGAATCGCTGATGTCGCTCGCCCCCAAGAGCGTCACCACACCGATCGCGATGGCGGTCGCCGAGCGCCTCGGCGGCCTGCCTTCGCTGACTGCGGTGCTGGTGATCAGCACCGGCATCCTCGGCGCGGTCTGCGCGCGCAGCCTGTTTCTCTGGCTGCGCATCGACGACCACGCCGTACGTGGATTCGCGATCGGCATCGCCTCGCACGGCATCGGCACCGCGCGTGCCTTCCAGGTCAGCGAACAGGCGGGCGCCTTCGCCGCGCTGGCGATGGGGCTGAACGGACTGCTCACCGCGCTGTCCTTGCCGTGGATCCTGCCTCTGGTCGAGCGGCTGTTGATGCGCTGA
- the fusA gene encoding elongation factor G: MTPSSVHDIRNLALLGHAGSGKTTLVEALLAAAGEIGASGSIERGDTVADFDPQEKAMGHSLHTALVHLEWAGHWINLLDTPGLPDLAGRALLSLPAVDTAAIVLSATAGIESGTRRMMTAAKGKCRMIVVNRIDAAGIDFAALMESVSATFGRECLPINLPSTDGSRVVDCFFAPDVSASTAFSTVSAAHDALVDQIVELNEALMAQYLEQGESLDPEQLHAPFERALREGHLIPLCFVSARSGAGVPELLDILGRLAPDPTEGNPPQFLKGEGQAAAPVEVALDPDRHAIAHVFQVANDPYRGKLALFRVHQGQLTPNSQLYIGDGRKPFKVAHLLRMQGRNAVETPLAVPGDLCAVARVDEIQRDAVLHDSHDEDYHHLGSAPDYPQPVFGLALMTRKPADEQKLSEALARLTDEDPCLEVSFDPRNRRTVVRGLGEQHLKIVLEELAARWNLQLDTATPSIPYRETISIVAEARYRHKKQSGGAGQFGEVALRVEPLPRGSGIELADEVKGGAIPTNFMPAVEKGVRQALAEGALAGFPLQDIRVVVIDGKHHAVDSNEVSFVTAGRHALIEAVLAAQPLVLEPLLDVQVKVADALFGEVSAELAGRRGRLTATDSPAPGWTLISARVPMAGLEGFESRLKAICAGESEFVLEAGGHEPAPRDVQSELARIHANGGNNGNGNGPH, encoded by the coding sequence ATGACACCCAGCTCGGTACACGACATCCGCAACCTCGCCCTGCTCGGCCACGCCGGCAGCGGCAAGACCACGCTGGTCGAAGCCCTGCTCGCGGCAGCAGGCGAGATCGGGGCCAGCGGCAGCATCGAGCGCGGCGACACGGTGGCCGACTTCGACCCGCAGGAAAAGGCCATGGGCCATTCCCTGCACACCGCGCTGGTGCATCTGGAGTGGGCCGGACACTGGATCAACCTGCTCGACACCCCGGGCCTGCCCGATCTCGCCGGCCGTGCCCTGCTCAGCCTGCCGGCGGTCGATACGGCGGCGATCGTGCTCAGTGCCACGGCCGGCATCGAGAGCGGCACGCGGCGCATGATGACCGCCGCCAAAGGCAAGTGCCGCATGATCGTGGTCAACCGGATCGATGCCGCAGGGATCGACTTCGCCGCCCTGATGGAATCGGTCAGCGCCACCTTCGGCCGCGAATGCCTGCCGATCAACCTGCCCTCGACCGACGGCAGCCGGGTCGTGGACTGCTTTTTCGCCCCCGACGTGTCGGCATCGACGGCCTTCTCCACGGTTTCCGCCGCCCACGACGCCCTCGTCGACCAGATCGTCGAGCTCAACGAGGCGCTGATGGCGCAGTATCTCGAACAGGGCGAGTCGCTCGACCCCGAGCAGTTGCACGCCCCCTTCGAACGCGCCCTGCGCGAAGGCCACCTGATCCCGCTGTGCTTCGTCTCGGCGCGCAGCGGCGCCGGGGTGCCCGAACTGCTCGACATCCTCGGCCGGCTCGCTCCCGATCCCACCGAGGGCAACCCGCCGCAGTTCCTGAAGGGCGAAGGCCAGGCTGCCGCACCGGTCGAAGTCGCTCTCGACCCCGACCGCCATGCCATCGCCCACGTCTTCCAGGTCGCCAACGATCCTTACCGGGGCAAGCTCGCGCTGTTCCGCGTGCACCAGGGGCAGCTCACCCCCAATTCCCAGCTCTACATCGGCGACGGGCGCAAGCCGTTCAAGGTCGCCCACTTGCTGCGCATGCAGGGGCGCAACGCGGTCGAAACCCCACTTGCCGTTCCCGGCGACCTGTGCGCGGTGGCGCGGGTCGACGAGATCCAGCGCGACGCCGTGCTCCATGACTCGCACGACGAGGATTACCATCATTTAGGTTCCGCTCCCGACTACCCGCAACCAGTCTTCGGCCTCGCGCTGATGACACGCAAGCCGGCCGACGAGCAGAAGCTGTCCGAAGCGCTCGCCCGCCTCACCGACGAGGACCCCTGCCTCGAAGTAAGCTTTGATCCGCGCAACCGCCGTACCGTAGTCCGCGGGCTGGGCGAACAACACCTGAAAATCGTGCTCGAGGAGCTCGCTGCGCGCTGGAACCTGCAGCTCGACACCGCCACCCCCAGCATTCCCTACCGCGAGACGATCTCGATCGTCGCCGAGGCGCGCTACCGCCACAAGAAGCAGAGCGGCGGCGCCGGCCAGTTCGGCGAAGTCGCGCTGCGCGTCGAACCGCTGCCGCGCGGCAGCGGTATCGAGCTGGCCGACGAGGTCAAGGGTGGCGCAATCCCGACCAACTTCATGCCCGCGGTGGAAAAAGGCGTGCGCCAGGCTCTCGCCGAAGGGGCGTTGGCCGGTTTTCCGCTCCAGGACATCCGCGTCGTGGTCATCGACGGCAAGCACCATGCGGTGGACTCGAACGAAGTCTCTTTCGTCACCGCCGGCCGTCACGCCCTCATCGAGGCCGTGCTCGCCGCCCAGCCGCTGGTGCTCGAACCGCTGCTCGACGTGCAGGTGAAAGTGGCCGATGCGCTGTTCGGCGAAGTCAGCGCCGAACTGGCCGGACGGCGCGGCCGCCTGACTGCCACCGACAGCCCGGCTCCGGGCTGGACGCTGATCTCGGCGCGCGTGCCGATGGCCGGGCTGGAAGGCTTCGAAAGCCGGCTGAAAGCGATCTGCGCCGGAGAAAGCGAATTCGTTCTCGAAGCCGGCGGCCATGAACCCGCCCCACGCGACGTACAATCCGAACTCGCCCGCATCCATGCCAACGGCGGCAACAACGGAAACGGAAACGGCCCGCACTGA
- a CDS encoding NADP-dependent isocitrate dehydrogenase has protein sequence MSSQQPTIIYTITDEAPMLATAAFLPVIRSFTGPAGIQVDEADISVAARVLAEFPEYLSDAQKVPDTLGELGRLTLLPETNIIKLPNISASVAQLKACIKELQEKGYKIPDLPDDPKTDEEKAIKTRYGKCLGSAVNPVLREGNSDRRAPAAVKNYARKYPHSMGEWKQWSQTHVSHMHHGDFYHGEKSMTLDKARDVKMELITQSGKTIVLKPKVALLDGEIIDSMFMSKKALCEFYEKELDDCREAGILFSLHVKATMMKVSHPIVFGHCVKIYYKDAFEKHGKLFDELGINVNNGMVDLYDKIKTLPESKRDEIIRDLHACHEHRPELAMVDSAKGITNFHSPNDIIVDASMPAMIRQGGKMWGADGKQYDSKCVMPESTFARIYQEMINFCKWNGNFDPRTMGTVPNVGLMAQKAEEYGSHDKTFEIAEAGVANITDLATGEVLLSQNVEAGDIWRMCQVKDAPIRDWVKLAVTRARNSGMPAIFWLDPYRPHESELIKKVRTYLKDHDTSGLDIQIMSQVRAMRYTLERVVRGLDTISVTGNILRDYLTDLFPIMELGTSAKMLSIVPLMNGGGMYETGAGGSAPKHVQQLTQENHLRWDSLGEFLALAVSLEDLGIKTGNEKAKILARTLDQATGKLLENDKSPSRRTGELDNRGSQFYLAMYWAQELAAQTEDKELQARFAPLAKTLADNEQKIIAEMKAVQGKPADIGGYYLVDPDKCRAVMRPSATLNAVLAAASA, from the coding sequence ATGTCTTCGCAGCAGCCGACCATCATCTATACCATCACCGATGAAGCCCCCATGCTGGCGACCGCGGCCTTCCTGCCGGTCATCCGCAGCTTCACCGGTCCCGCCGGCATCCAGGTCGATGAGGCCGACATTTCGGTGGCCGCCCGTGTCCTGGCCGAATTCCCGGAATACCTGAGCGACGCGCAGAAAGTGCCGGACACGCTCGGCGAACTCGGCCGCCTGACCCTGCTGCCCGAGACCAACATCATCAAGCTGCCGAACATCAGCGCGTCGGTCGCGCAGCTCAAGGCGTGCATCAAGGAACTGCAGGAGAAGGGATACAAGATTCCCGACCTCCCGGACGATCCCAAGACCGACGAGGAAAAGGCGATCAAGACCCGCTACGGCAAGTGCCTGGGCTCGGCGGTCAATCCGGTGTTGCGCGAAGGCAACTCCGACCGCCGCGCGCCGGCCGCGGTCAAGAACTACGCCAGGAAGTACCCGCACTCGATGGGCGAATGGAAGCAGTGGTCCCAGACCCACGTCTCGCACATGCATCACGGCGACTTCTACCACGGCGAAAAGTCGATGACGCTGGATAAGGCGCGCGACGTCAAGATGGAGCTCATCACGCAGTCGGGCAAGACCATCGTGCTCAAGCCCAAGGTCGCGCTGCTGGACGGCGAGATCATCGACTCGATGTTCATGAGCAAGAAGGCGCTGTGCGAGTTCTACGAGAAGGAGCTCGACGACTGCCGCGAGGCCGGGATCCTGTTCTCGCTGCACGTCAAGGCGACGATGATGAAGGTCTCGCACCCGATCGTTTTCGGCCACTGCGTGAAGATCTACTACAAGGACGCCTTCGAGAAGCACGGCAAGTTGTTCGACGAGCTCGGCATCAACGTGAATAACGGCATGGTCGATCTCTACGACAAGATCAAGACCCTGCCCGAATCCAAGCGCGACGAGATCATCCGCGACCTGCACGCCTGCCACGAGCACCGCCCCGAGCTGGCGATGGTCGACTCGGCCAAGGGCATCACCAACTTCCACTCGCCCAACGACATCATCGTCGACGCCTCGATGCCGGCGATGATCCGCCAGGGCGGCAAGATGTGGGGCGCCGACGGCAAGCAGTACGACAGCAAGTGCGTGATGCCGGAGTCGACCTTCGCCCGCATCTACCAGGAGATGATCAACTTCTGCAAATGGAATGGCAACTTCGATCCGCGCACGATGGGCACGGTGCCGAACGTCGGCCTGATGGCGCAGAAGGCCGAGGAATACGGCTCGCACGACAAGACCTTCGAGATCGCCGAGGCGGGCGTCGCCAACATCACCGACCTCGCCACTGGCGAGGTGCTGCTGAGCCAGAACGTCGAGGCGGGCGACATCTGGCGCATGTGCCAGGTCAAGGATGCGCCGATCCGCGACTGGGTCAAGCTCGCCGTGACCCGCGCGCGCAACTCCGGCATGCCGGCGATCTTCTGGCTCGACCCCTATCGTCCGCACGAGAGTGAGCTGATCAAGAAGGTCCGCACCTATCTGAAGGACCACGACACCAGCGGCCTCGACATCCAGATCATGAGCCAGGTGCGGGCGATGCGTTATACGCTCGAGCGCGTCGTCCGCGGCCTCGACACCATCTCGGTGACCGGCAACATCCTGCGCGACTATCTCACCGACCTGTTCCCGATCATGGAGCTCGGCACTTCGGCGAAGATGCTGTCGATCGTGCCGCTGATGAACGGCGGCGGCATGTACGAGACCGGCGCCGGCGGCTCGGCGCCGAAGCACGTGCAGCAGCTGACCCAGGAAAACCACCTGCGCTGGGATTCGCTCGGCGAGTTCCTCGCGCTGGCGGTCTCGCTCGAGGATCTCGGCATCAAGACCGGCAACGAGAAGGCGAAGATCCTTGCCCGCACACTGGACCAGGCTACCGGCAAGCTGCTCGAGAACGACAAGTCGCCTTCGCGCCGCACCGGCGAGCTCGACAACCGCGGCAGCCAGTTCTATCTGGCTATGTACTGGGCGCAGGAACTGGCCGCACAGACCGAGGATAAAGAGTTGCAGGCCCGTTTCGCGCCGCTCGCCAAGACGCTGGCCGACAATGAGCAGAAGATCATTGCAGAAATGAAGGCGGTCCAGGGCAAGCCGGCCGACATCGGCGGCTATTACCTTGTCGATCCCGACAAGTGCCGCGCGGTGATGCGTCCGAGCGCCACCTTGAACGCCGTGCTGGCCGCCGCGAGCGCCTGA
- a CDS encoding NUDIX hydrolase produces MRHAGIPTGVHVLCEREGRLLLMRRAGTGFFDGLYSLPGGHVEADESVLATAQREVREELGLRVEERDLAWMGVVHRRSDTNRIDFFVRARRFEGEPAILEPDKCDRLAWHAPDALPEATIDYVRKALAAGEGPWMLELGW; encoded by the coding sequence ATGCGGCATGCGGGCATTCCCACCGGCGTGCACGTGCTGTGCGAGCGCGAAGGGCGGCTGCTGCTGATGCGCCGGGCGGGGACGGGGTTCTTCGACGGGCTGTACAGCCTGCCGGGCGGGCACGTCGAAGCGGACGAGTCGGTGCTGGCCACGGCGCAGCGTGAAGTGCGCGAGGAACTCGGTCTGCGGGTGGAGGAGCGCGACCTCGCCTGGATGGGCGTGGTGCATCGGCGTTCGGACACCAACCGCATCGATTTCTTTGTCCGCGCCCGCCGCTTCGAAGGCGAGCCCGCGATCCTCGAGCCCGACAAGTGCGACCGCCTGGCCTGGCACGCTCCGGACGCATTGCCGGAGGCCACCATCGACTACGTACGCAAGGCTCTTGCGGCCGGCGAGGGGCCGTGGATGCTCGAGCTGGGCTGGTGA
- a CDS encoding CidA/LrgA family protein, whose product MLAALTLLLVFQLAGEVLAHSFALPIPGPVIGMALLFVALLLRGGPGENLRQTSGQLLQHLSLLFVPAGTGIVLYGERIAAEWLPLVVAMVASTLLAIIVTALLLQALARRRRDREGVR is encoded by the coding sequence ATGCTTGCCGCCCTGACCCTTCTGCTCGTTTTCCAGCTCGCCGGCGAAGTGCTCGCCCACAGCTTTGCCCTGCCGATCCCCGGCCCGGTGATCGGCATGGCACTGCTGTTCGTCGCCCTGCTGCTGCGCGGCGGTCCCGGTGAGAATTTGCGCCAGACTTCGGGCCAGCTGCTGCAGCATCTGTCGCTGCTGTTCGTGCCCGCCGGCACCGGCATCGTCCTCTACGGCGAGCGCATCGCCGCCGAATGGCTGCCGCTGGTGGTGGCGATGGTGGCCAGTACATTGCTGGCGATCATCGTCACGGCGCTCCTCCTCCAGGCTCTCGCCCGCCGCCGCCGCGACCGCGAGGGCGTTCGATGA
- a CDS encoding DUF4212 domain-containing protein produces MENNSTGYWKATLGLLTKIMIVWFLVSYGAGILFAPLLDTIKLGGYPLGFWFAQQGSIYVFIALIFFYAKRMGEIDRKFDVHED; encoded by the coding sequence ATGGAAAACAACAGTACAGGCTATTGGAAAGCCACGCTGGGCCTCCTGACCAAGATCATGATCGTATGGTTCCTGGTTTCGTATGGCGCTGGCATTCTCTTCGCGCCCCTGCTCGATACCATCAAGCTCGGCGGCTATCCGCTCGGCTTCTGGTTCGCGCAGCAGGGTTCGATCTATGTGTTCATCGCGCTGATTTTCTTCTATGCGAAGAGGATGGGCGAGATCGACCGCAAATTCGACGTTCACGAAGACTGA
- a CDS encoding sodium:solute symporter family protein yields the protein MDLQTLTYLVVGASFALYLGIAIWARAGSTSEFYVAGGGVHPVTNGMATAADWMSAASFISMAGLIANMGYGGSLFLMGWTGGYVILAMWLAPYLRKFGKFTVPQFIGDRYYSKTASTVAVFCLLTASITYVIGQMTGVGVAFSRFLGVSNEVGIYVGMGIVFAYAVFGGMKGITYTQVAQYVVLILAYTIPAIFISLNLTGNFLPQLGLGGTLVGTDTTLLDRLNQVVLDLGFAEYTTSVPGSTLNMFVYTVSLMIGTAGLPHVIIRFFTVPKVSDARYSAGWALVFIAILYTTAPAVAAMAKFNLHQTVNSAIATNGDLYAEEASLKYDERPAWMARWEKTGLLQWEDKNGDGRIQYYNDKTKNAEVASKVEQAGWKGNELTVNADIMVMANPEIALLPNWVIALVAAGGIAAALSTAAGLLLAISSAVSHDLVKNVFAPNISDKNELLVGKISMVFAIVLAGYLGLNPPGFAAGTVALAFGIAASSLFPAIMLGIFSKKMNKEGAIAGMLSGLLVTLFYVFAHKGLFFVKGTEYLDLIGGANSFFGITPEAFGAIGALVNFAVAFAVDKVTKEPPEHIQHLVEEVRIPRGAKAVSGAH from the coding sequence ATGGATCTTCAGACTCTGACCTACCTGGTGGTTGGCGCATCCTTCGCGCTTTACCTCGGGATCGCGATCTGGGCACGCGCCGGCAGCACCAGTGAATTCTACGTCGCTGGCGGCGGCGTCCACCCGGTTACCAACGGTATGGCGACGGCGGCGGACTGGATGTCGGCCGCATCGTTCATCTCGATGGCCGGCCTCATCGCCAACATGGGCTACGGCGGCTCGCTGTTCCTGATGGGCTGGACCGGCGGATACGTCATCCTCGCCATGTGGCTGGCGCCCTACCTGCGCAAGTTCGGCAAGTTCACCGTGCCCCAGTTCATCGGCGACCGTTACTACTCGAAGACCGCGAGCACGGTGGCGGTGTTCTGCCTGCTGACGGCCTCGATCACCTACGTGATCGGCCAGATGACTGGCGTCGGCGTGGCGTTCTCGCGCTTCCTCGGCGTCAGCAACGAGGTCGGCATCTACGTCGGCATGGGCATCGTGTTCGCCTATGCGGTGTTCGGCGGGATGAAGGGGATCACCTACACCCAGGTTGCCCAGTATGTGGTGCTGATTCTCGCCTACACCATTCCGGCGATCTTCATCTCGCTGAACCTGACCGGAAACTTCCTGCCGCAGCTCGGCCTCGGTGGTACCCTGGTCGGCACCGACACCACCCTGCTCGACCGCCTGAACCAGGTCGTGCTCGACCTCGGCTTCGCCGAATACACCACCTCGGTGCCGGGCAGCACGCTCAACATGTTCGTCTACACCGTGTCGCTGATGATCGGTACCGCGGGCCTGCCGCACGTCATCATCCGCTTCTTCACCGTGCCGAAAGTATCCGATGCGCGCTACTCCGCGGGCTGGGCGCTGGTCTTCATCGCGATTCTGTACACCACTGCACCGGCAGTGGCGGCGATGGCCAAGTTCAACCTGCACCAGACGGTGAACAGCGCGATCGCCACCAATGGCGACCTGTACGCCGAGGAAGCGAGCCTGAAGTACGACGAGCGTCCGGCCTGGATGGCGCGCTGGGAAAAGACCGGCCTGCTGCAGTGGGAGGACAAGAACGGCGACGGCCGCATCCAGTACTACAACGACAAGACCAAGAATGCCGAGGTTGCGTCGAAGGTCGAACAGGCCGGCTGGAAAGGCAACGAGCTGACGGTGAACGCCGACATCATGGTGATGGCCAACCCGGAAATCGCCCTGCTGCCCAACTGGGTGATCGCGCTGGTGGCGGCGGGCGGGATCGCGGCGGCACTGTCGACGGCGGCCGGCCTGCTGCTGGCGATCTCGTCGGCGGTCTCGCACGATCTGGTGAAGAACGTGTTCGCGCCCAACATTTCGGACAAGAACGAGCTACTTGTGGGCAAGATCTCGATGGTGTTCGCGATTGTGCTCGCCGGCTACCTCGGCCTCAACCCGCCGGGTTTTGCGGCCGGTACCGTGGCCCTGGCGTTCGGTATCGCCGCCAGCTCGCTGTTCCCGGCGATCATGCTCGGCATCTTCTCGAAGAAGATGAACAAGGAAGGCGCCATTGCCGGCATGTTGTCGGGCCTGCTCGTCACCCTGTTCTACGTGTTCGCGCACAAGGGCTTGTTCTTCGTGAAGGGCACCGAGTATCTCGACCTGATCGGTGGGGCGAACTCCTTCTTCGGCATCACGCCGGAAGCCTTCGGCGCGATCGGCGCGCTGGTGAACTTCGCCGTCGCCTTCGCGGTGGATAAGGTCACCAAGGAGCCGCCCGAGCACATCCAGCACCTGGTCGAGGAAGTGCGTATCCCGCGCGGTGCGAAGGCGGTCAGCGGTGCGCACTGA
- a CDS encoding DUF4212 domain-containing protein, which translates to MKLTERHRAYWRRNLALTLSLLLIWFGVTFVAGYYASTLNRFDFLGFPLGFYLFAQGSLIAYLAIIVIYVWTMNRLDRRYRVHERR; encoded by the coding sequence ATGAAACTCACCGAACGCCATCGCGCCTACTGGCGTCGCAACCTCGCGCTGACCCTATCCCTGCTGCTGATCTGGTTCGGCGTAACCTTCGTCGCCGGCTATTACGCCAGCACACTCAACCGGTTCGACTTCCTCGGGTTCCCGCTCGGGTTCTACCTGTTCGCCCAGGGGTCGCTGATCGCCTATCTCGCGATCATCGTCATCTACGTGTGGACGATGAACCGCCTGGATCGGCGCTATCGCGTCCACGAGCGCCGCTGA
- the coaBC gene encoding bifunctional phosphopantothenoylcysteine decarboxylase/phosphopantothenate--cysteine ligase CoaBC, translating to MNILHGRKIVLGVSGGIAAYKSAELVRLLGKAGADVHVVLTAAGARFVTPVTFQALSGNPVWSDLWDARVPNNMAHIDLGRNADAILVAPATADFIARLAHGLADDLLSTLCLARDVPLIVAPAMNRQMWESPPTQRNMALIRSDGVTVFNPAAGEQACGETGMGRMLEAEGILECLEGFFVPKLLAGRKVVLTAGPTFEAIDPVRGITNTSSGKMGYALARACAQAGAEVVLVSGPVSLPVPAQVRCVAVASALQMRAAVTEALPGADVFIGVAAVADYRVQEVAEHKIKKSGEALTLSLTPNPDILAEVAARADAPFCVGFAAESRDLDAYAEGKRRSKRLPLVVGNLIGDGMGGEDNTVVLYDDAGRHPLARAPKAEVARAIVAHLATLLAQSGR from the coding sequence ATGAATATTCTGCACGGCAGGAAGATCGTACTTGGCGTTTCGGGAGGGATCGCGGCCTACAAATCAGCCGAGCTCGTCCGCCTGCTGGGGAAAGCCGGTGCCGATGTGCACGTGGTGCTGACCGCTGCCGGGGCGCGTTTCGTGACGCCGGTGACGTTCCAGGCGCTGTCCGGCAACCCGGTGTGGTCCGACCTCTGGGACGCGCGCGTGCCGAACAACATGGCGCACATCGATCTCGGGCGGAACGCCGATGCGATTCTGGTGGCGCCGGCAACGGCGGATTTCATCGCCCGTCTCGCCCATGGCCTGGCCGATGATCTGCTGAGCACGCTGTGCCTGGCGCGCGACGTGCCGCTGATCGTCGCACCAGCGATGAACCGGCAGATGTGGGAGTCGCCGCCGACGCAGCGCAACATGGCTCTGATCCGCAGCGACGGGGTGACGGTCTTCAATCCCGCGGCCGGCGAACAGGCCTGCGGCGAGACCGGAATGGGGCGGATGCTCGAGGCCGAGGGCATTCTGGAGTGCCTCGAAGGATTCTTCGTGCCGAAGCTGCTGGCCGGACGCAAGGTCGTGCTGACCGCCGGACCGACCTTCGAGGCGATCGACCCGGTGCGCGGCATCACCAACACCAGCTCGGGAAAAATGGGCTACGCGCTGGCGCGCGCCTGCGCCCAGGCCGGCGCCGAAGTGGTGCTGGTGAGCGGGCCGGTGAGTCTGCCGGTGCCGGCGCAGGTGCGCTGTGTGGCCGTCGCCAGTGCGCTGCAGATGCGCGCGGCGGTGACCGAGGCCTTGCCCGGGGCCGACGTGTTCATCGGAGTCGCGGCGGTGGCCGATTACCGGGTGCAGGAGGTGGCGGAGCATAAAATCAAGAAAAGTGGCGAGGCGCTGACCTTGTCCCTGACGCCGAACCCGGACATTCTGGCCGAAGTGGCGGCGCGCGCCGATGCGCCGTTCTGCGTGGGGTTCGCGGCGGAGAGCCGCGACCTCGATGCTTATGCCGAAGGCAAGCGACGGAGCAAGCGCCTGCCGCTGGTGGTGGGCAACCTGATCGGTGACGGCATGGGGGGCGAGGACAACACCGTCGTCCTCTATGACGATGCCGGCCGGCACCCGTTGGCGCGCGCGCCGAAGGCGGAGGTGGCGCGCGCGATCGTCGCCCACCTCGCTACTTTGCTCGCCCAGTCCGGGCGTTGA